The Leptospira bourretii genomic sequence ACATTCCACTCCCATCCCTAAGGGGAGACCCACCATCGAAAGGCTATAATATGGATCGGAAATATAGGTGATTGCTTCATACAAATATCGTATGGATTCTAAATCAATAAAAGGATTATCTCCTGTTAGGCGAAATATATGTTTGGCTTGAAAATGAAGGCAAGCTTTGCGAAATCTATCTCGAACATCAGATTCCGATCCAACAAAGTATTGGTAATGTTTTTTATTTAGAGATGCAATGAGTTCTGTATCCCCTTCAGGAACTAAAAAAACAATCTGTTCTTTTGGGAAGATGGTAGAAAGCCGATTGTGGATATGACAAAGGACAGTAGTATTGGATCCTTCTGGGATGGACTTTAAAATTTTTTTAGGTAATCTTGTGGAACCGAGTCTTGCCTGGACGAAGGCAAAACAATCACGCGTTGAAAGTATACCACTCATCACAATTCAAACAAGGGGCAGGAATTTTATCGTGTTCCCCATTAAAGCTATGTTTAAAAAATCCCAATCCTTTTTGCCAAACATCGCCAAGAGTTTCTTTATATAAATTTCCGATCACTTCCGTTTGTTTTTGTTTGCAAATGGAAACAGTTCCATCTACGGAAAGAGACAAATCTCGCACCAAATGCCAACAAAAATCTCTATGTATCGGAGTGAGATCACTCACTCGACGTTCAGGGAGTTTGTGTGCAAACGAATTGAATTTTTGTAGAATCACATTGATTCCTTTTTTCTCAAAAAAAGTAAAATAAGGATCAATCTCCTCTTCCACTTCCTTCATTTTGATCATCTGCACATGTAATGATTTGTTGGGAAGGTTTTGCGAAAGTAAATCAATCGTACCTAGCACTTTTTCCAGTTCCAGTTTTCCATATAATGATTTGTAAACTTCTGGATTTAAAGTGGTAACGTTTACGATGACACAAAGTTTTTCTTTATCCGAAGGAGTTAAACTTTCTATCAGAGACAACAATGAGTCTGGTTTTGTGTAGAGAGCTGTTTCGATGATGAGTTCTGATAAAGAATTTAATTTTAAAATTTCTAAAACTATATTTTTAAAATTTGGGTGGAGGAGGGGTTCTCCATTTCCTGTTAGACTGATGGTAATCGGAGAAAAAAGTTCTGTACCCAGTTTGGTGATTGTGGATTTTACATTCTCTAATGAAACAAAACTTCCATCATTAGTTAAATCTGCGAACTCACGCGGACAAAATGTACATTTAAGTTCACATCCTTTATAAATTTCCCATTCTAGATAAGAAGGGGCACTGCGAAATATCTGAGGATTTTCTTTTAATTTAGAAAGGAGATTTTCATACGTTAAATCTTTTCCCAAAGGCAATAACCCTTGGATGAGAGTTAGCGAACGAAAAGAGGAAAGTCGAAAGTCCAAACGAAGTTGGCGAAGGTCCGGTGCCTTATAAAAAATATCTACATCATATTGGTTGATGTTCTTTAGAAAAAACGAATGAATGTCAGTGGTCAGTGTATCCGGTAAAGAAGTAAGGAATTCACGAGTGATGATCGTGGGAGTGAGCCCTGGCGGTAAGTTTTCCGAATAAGAATACTGGCTAAAAAAGTTTTTGTGACGATTCCATGCTGTTTCTGTTAGGTGAACATCCAGTAAGGGAGAAATTCCTGTGAAATATAAAAAACAAACCTCATCCCAATCTGGATCTTTAAACTTTGACTCTGGCAAAAGTTTTCCTAATTTGAGGAGGAATTCATATTCCTTGGAAACATCCTCATGGAGTAAAATTTGGTTTTTTAATGCACTAGAATTTATTTTTTGTGAAAGAGATTCGTTTGTATTGATATGAATTTGAATTTTAGGAAATGTTTTGGAAAGGCGATGTACAAATTCTTCCCATAATTCAGGTTTAAAATTTTGATTTAAAAATTGAATGGATTGGGAGTCCAAATAGACAACCGCAAAACTTGGGTTATAGTCTTTTCGGTTCATCATTAGTCTATATTGTATTTTTCTTCCGGATTGCTGATATTGTATTCTTTGATATAAATAGGATCAAAGATGGAGATGGAGGAATTTTTTCGTGTATTGGAAACCCAGTCTTCAAAAGAAGTTTGTTCCTTTTCTCGAAATAAAAATCCTTGGATCCCTTTTCTGACTGCATCTAAAGGAGTGGGTCGCATTCCTTCAATGAAAACTAAACAATAACGTTTGCGATCATCTCGGAATACTTCTGAAATTTTCCCAGCTCCACCTACTTGTGTTAATACAGAAGCAGTTGTGGGTTGGGATTTGTATAGTTCGAAGGTTGGAACCCAGTTGACGAGTCCACCGTTCAATCGATATCGAGATTCGTTTCTTGGGCCTGAAGCAACAAGTTTAAAGAAAGAAGGATCTTTTAAAGATTTGTTTCGAATTTCAGTAAGTTCGTTAAACACTCTTGTTTCTTCATCAATGGAGGCATTGGATGGTGAAAAAACAATTTCTCTAAATCTAAATTCAGAACCCACCTTCGCCTTGTTTTTGTTATACCAAGCTTGTACTTCTTGTTCTGAAGGTAAGGGTGGACTTACTTTGATTTGTAGAAGTTGCCCTTTTTTGATTTGGTAAGGTAAATCTTCCAACCAAACATCATAAGGTAAATTGAATTGGGTTTGAACTGCTTTTTTAAATTGTTCTAAGTCGCTAATCCCTTGTGCTTCCATCCGTTTTTGGATTTCTGCTTCGATTCGTTTTTCGTTGACTTGGATGGATTCTTCATCGGCAGCATTGTCCACCACAGCTCGATCGATTAGAAAATCCACAACTTGGGAATGAAGAGATCCTTTTTTGCGATAATTGGGAAAAAAGCGAGAAAGGTTTTTGTAACGTTCCACACCTTCCTCATAATCCAAACTTGAGATGGATTTGGGTCCAACGATCACTAAAACGGAATTTAAAGATTCGTAAGAACTTAAACTGATAATGGGAGCAAAAAAGAGGCTAAAAACAAAAACCGATGCAAAAAATAAAATCAAAAGTCGAGGCATTCGAAGTCCTTTTTGCATACGGTCGTAAATTTACCCGATGAACGTAGTATGTAAAGCCTTTACTGCATCTTCCGCTTGGTTTTGTTTGATGACGCAGGAAATTTTAATCTCTGAGGTGGAGATCATTTCGATATTGATGTTTTTTTCAGCGAGTGATTGGAACATCTTAGCGGCCACACCTACATGGGATTTCATTCCCACACCAACGGCAGAAACAATTGAAATGTTTTCATCTATTTCTGCTTTTCCATTTCCATGATCTTTTGCATAGGCATCAATGATTGGTTTTGCGGCAGAAATGTCTTTTTTGGCAATGGTAAAGGAAATGGTATTGATTCCGTCTCTTGGAGACGATTGAACAATGACATCCACGATCACATCTTTATTTGCTAATTGAGTGAACAACTCTGCTGCAATCCCTGGTTTGTCTTTTACATCGGCAATGGTAACTCGAGCTTGGTCACCTTTCGCAGTTACTCCGCTCACTTTCATTTTTTCCATAATTTTGTCCTCACTCATCACTAAAGTTCCCGGTTTGTCGTGGAAACTGGATCTTACGTGGATGACCACGTTATAGTTCATACCTAATTCAACACTTCGAGAATGAAGAACTCCCGCACCAAGGCTTGCGAGTTCTAACATTTCTTCGTAAGTGATTTGTTTGTGCATCTTTGCTGTGGGAATTTTTCTTGGGTCAGCAGTGTAAACACCATCAACATCCGTATAAATTTCACATTCATCAGCACCAAGGGCAGCAGCAAGAGCCACAGCAGAAGTGTCACTTCCTCCGCGACCAAGGGTGACAATATTTTCGTCTTTATCAATTCCTTGGAAACCGGCAACAATTACCACCTTCCCTTTGTTAAACGCTTCATCAATGCGAGAACGATCGATCATTTCGATTTTTCCATTGGAGAAGTTTCCATCGGTTAGGATTTTTAATTGAGAACCTGTAAAGGATTGTGCTGGGACTCCAATTTCATTCAGAGCAATGGCAAGAAGAGCAATTGAAACTTGTTCCCCTGTCGAGAGCAACATATCCATTTCTCGTTTGGGAGGATTTTTAGAAATTTGGTCAGCAAGGTCGACAAGTTCGTCGGTAGTATGTCCCATTGCAGAAACTACAACGGCAACTTTTTGGCCTTCGTCGTGGTAACGTTTGATACGTTTTGCCACATTTTGGATTTTAGTGGTGTCACCAACGGAGGTTCCACCGTATTTTTGGACAACGATTTTCGATGACATGGGTATATGGACAGGGTGCTACAGGCAAATCGGGAATCAAGTAGAATGAATTTTTTTGCAACCAAACGGAATGACAGGACTCCAATAGATATAGGTTTCCTGAATGAATTCTTCCTCCTCAACCGTTGAGCCGATTGTCAAAGAAAAGGCTCCTTTACTTTTTCTAATTTTGTTTTTTTTGGTCCAAGCCACTGTCCTTACCGTCTTTACCGTTCCCTTTTCCTGGTCTCTGGTGGGGCTGGCCCTTGGATCCTATTTCCTTCGGATGTTTGGAATCACTGCTGCTTACCATCGTTATTTTTCACATGCTTCCTTTAAAACATCTCGCGTGTTTCAGTTTGTTTTGGCATGGATCGGGGCCATGGCTATGCAGAAAGGCCCACTCTGGTGGGCGGCTCACCATAGAAACCACCATAAGTATTCGGATACCGAAAAAGACATCCATTCCCCCAGCCGAAAGGGATTTTGGTATTCGCATATGTTTTGGTTTTTAAGGAACGATTACAATGATTATGAAGCCAAACTCATTCCTGATTTTTATAAATATCCCGAGTTACGTTTTATCGACCGTCACCATTGGATTGCGCCGTTATCGTATGCCATCTTACTCTATTTAGTGGGTGGTTGGGCTTGGCTTGTGTATGGGTATGCAGTTTCAACTTTCTTTTTGGGCCATGCCACTTGGACGATTAATTCTCTTTCTCATGTTTACGGTTCAGTGCGGTATGATTCACGCGATACGAGTAAAAATAATTTTTGGCTGGCACTTCTTACGATGGGTGAAGGTTGGCATAACAACCACCACTATTACTGTTCATCGGTAAACCAAGGTTTCTATTGGTATGAAGTGGATGTTTCTTATTATATTTTAAAAGTACTGAGTTGGTTTGGAATTGTTTGGGATTTAAAAAAACCACCTAAAAAAGTGATTGAGGAAGGACTTCTTCGAGACCGCGAACAAAAGGCAACAAAACGATTCTTAAGTGAATCGAAACAATCTTCTAAGATCAAAAACAAAACAGAGGTATTGTCTATCTAAATCGGGGTTTTTATACCCCTAATCGTTTTCTTATATCTGCTGGGATACTTTGGATGGAATCGTATCTTTTTTTCTTTCCACCTGGCAGAGAAACATAATAAAACCCATTGATCATTTCTAAAAAGTAGTCCTCTCCTTTTTCTCCTAGGGATCTGTTGTCCAGTTCCTTTACCATTTTTTGGTATTTGGTGGGAAGGAGATTCCAATTCATATAATTAGTAACCACACCTTGGTCATTCACTGTATAGGCACCATCTTGGTGGAGGATTTTTGTCCCATTGTAATCAAAAACTTCCATCACCTTCAGATTGGTATCTTTGGATTGTTTGGAATCTTTTTTCGATTTGTTGAAAGACTGGTTGGAAGGATCTTCCGGGTTATTGTTTTGTTTTGAGTTTGAACTTGCGGAGGTTTCTTTTTTTCTAAGTTTTCCGAATACTAGTAAGAAAAGTCCGGCTAATGCTAGTGATGCGAATAAAAAAACTTCCGCAGTTGATAAATCAAATAAATACCGCCACATAACTATTTGAAACTCGTTCCGATGGCTTTACATGATTCGGGAATATATCCTTCTGTATTCCATGTAATACAATCGGTAAGATCAATGGCGCGAAAGCAAAGTTTTAGATCATCAATTTTGACTCTGCCTAATACCAATGCTCCTGGAAGTTTGTTTGTCCCACAAGCTGAATTTTTCAATGTATAGGTTTCAAAAATCTTTTGGTTTCCTTCACTTGCAGAATAAAACAAATCATCTCGATTTTGAATGCATTGAAAGTTGATTCCAATGCTAAAAAGAAGGGCGATCATCCCGAGGTAGAAAAATTTCATTTTTTAAGTTTGATCCGAGAAACTTCTTTCACGGGAATGGGAAGTTTCCCAAAAGCACTATCTACTTGAACCGTTCCATAAATTTCGAATTCTGCATCTTCCCCACGTCTAGCTGCATCTGATAGTTGTTTTGCTAACAAAAGAAGTTTGGGAAGAATTGAACCTTTTTGTTCGGGGACAAGTTTCAAAACCACCAAAGCTTCTGAGTTTGGTTCTACTTCAAGAGGTGTTTCGTTTTGGAGTTTTCCAATGTATTCTTTTCCTTTAGGCGTCACAAGTTCTATCTCCAAATCAAATTGATAGATAGAGACTTTGGTGTTGTTTGGATTGACCACAGAAACTTGCGGATACAAATCCACTAAGGGAATTAATGGAAAATTTGGATTTGGTTTGAGGTCCACACGAACATCCACCAAATCAAACTGACAGGCCTTTAAACTTTCTAAGTTCTTTTTTGTATCACTGAGACAATGGACAAATACGAATGAAAAAAGAACTAAAGATAAAAATAAATATCTACGGACCAAATACTACCTTCCCTTCGGTCATATGTTGTTTGTAAAATTCCAAACCTTCTTTGTATTCTTCGAATTTAAATCGTTTGTTGATTTTGGTTTGGAAAACTGTTTTTAAATACTTTTGTGCTTCTTTGGCTTGTTTCTGAAATTCTTCTAAACCAATTTCATATATCCAGGAAGACAACCAAAACCCTTCGATCTTTTTGTTTTGGAACAACATGATTCCTGCATT encodes the following:
- a CDS encoding spiro-SPASM protein, which translates into the protein MMNRKDYNPSFAVVYLDSQSIQFLNQNFKPELWEEFVHRLSKTFPKIQIHINTNESLSQKINSSALKNQILLHEDVSKEYEFLLKLGKLLPESKFKDPDWDEVCFLYFTGISPLLDVHLTETAWNRHKNFFSQYSYSENLPPGLTPTIITREFLTSLPDTLTTDIHSFFLKNINQYDVDIFYKAPDLRQLRLDFRLSSFRSLTLIQGLLPLGKDLTYENLLSKLKENPQIFRSAPSYLEWEIYKGCELKCTFCPREFADLTNDGSFVSLENVKSTITKLGTELFSPITISLTGNGEPLLHPNFKNIVLEILKLNSLSELIIETALYTKPDSLLSLIESLTPSDKEKLCVIVNVTTLNPEVYKSLYGKLELEKVLGTIDLLSQNLPNKSLHVQMIKMKEVEEEIDPYFTFFEKKGINVILQKFNSFAHKLPERRVSDLTPIHRDFCWHLVRDLSLSVDGTVSICKQKQTEVIGNLYKETLGDVWQKGLGFFKHSFNGEHDKIPAPCLNCDEWYTFNA
- a CDS encoding putative peptidyl-prolyl cis-trans isomerase, which produces MQKGLRMPRLLILFFASVFVFSLFFAPIISLSSYESLNSVLVIVGPKSISSLDYEEGVERYKNLSRFFPNYRKKGSLHSQVVDFLIDRAVVDNAADEESIQVNEKRIEAEIQKRMEAQGISDLEQFKKAVQTQFNLPYDVWLEDLPYQIKKGQLLQIKVSPPLPSEQEVQAWYNKNKAKVGSEFRFREIVFSPSNASIDEETRVFNELTEIRNKSLKDPSFFKLVASGPRNESRYRLNGGLVNWVPTFELYKSQPTTASVLTQVGGAGKISEVFRDDRKRYCLVFIEGMRPTPLDAVRKGIQGFLFREKEQTSFEDWVSNTRKNSSISIFDPIYIKEYNISNPEEKYNID
- a CDS encoding aspartate kinase, with amino-acid sequence MSSKIVVQKYGGTSVGDTTKIQNVAKRIKRYHDEGQKVAVVVSAMGHTTDELVDLADQISKNPPKREMDMLLSTGEQVSIALLAIALNEIGVPAQSFTGSQLKILTDGNFSNGKIEMIDRSRIDEAFNKGKVVIVAGFQGIDKDENIVTLGRGGSDTSAVALAAALGADECEIYTDVDGVYTADPRKIPTAKMHKQITYEEMLELASLGAGVLHSRSVELGMNYNVVIHVRSSFHDKPGTLVMSEDKIMEKMKVSGVTAKGDQARVTIADVKDKPGIAAELFTQLANKDVIVDVIVQSSPRDGINTISFTIAKKDISAAKPIIDAYAKDHGNGKAEIDENISIVSAVGVGMKSHVGVAAKMFQSLAEKNINIEMISTSEIKISCVIKQNQAEDAVKALHTTFIG
- a CDS encoding acyl-CoA desaturase → MNSSSSTVEPIVKEKAPLLFLILFFLVQATVLTVFTVPFSWSLVGLALGSYFLRMFGITAAYHRYFSHASFKTSRVFQFVLAWIGAMAMQKGPLWWAAHHRNHHKYSDTEKDIHSPSRKGFWYSHMFWFLRNDYNDYEAKLIPDFYKYPELRFIDRHHWIAPLSYAILLYLVGGWAWLVYGYAVSTFFLGHATWTINSLSHVYGSVRYDSRDTSKNNFWLALLTMGEGWHNNHHYYCSSVNQGFYWYEVDVSYYILKVLSWFGIVWDLKKPPKKVIEEGLLRDREQKATKRFLSESKQSSKIKNKTEVLSI
- a CDS encoding LIC13255 family lipoprotein yields the protein MKFFYLGMIALLFSIGINFQCIQNRDDLFYSASEGNQKIFETYTLKNSACGTNKLPGALVLGRVKIDDLKLCFRAIDLTDCITWNTEGYIPESCKAIGTSFK